The Pochonia chlamydosporia 170 chromosome 1, whole genome shotgun sequence genome window below encodes:
- a CDS encoding glycerol dehydrogenase (similar to Cordyceps militaris CM01 XP_006666900.1), giving the protein MAPTTHFKLNTGASIPAVGLGTWQAKPGEVGKAVEHALKSGYRHIDCALIYRNESEVGEAIKKSGIPREEIFITSKVWNTHQPDVAAGLAQTLKDLQTSYLDLYLIHWPVRLVPNETSDLLPVNPDGTRSVDSSWNQQDTWRQMEEVYRSGKVKAIGVSNWSVPYLEHLKKTWTVTPAVNQVELHPYNPQHKLKAWCDSHGILLEAYCPLGSTGAPLLEDEEIAGIAKKNGISPATVLISYQVNRGCIVLPKSVTASRIEQNLKVVELPKEDMDALNAMAAGGKQKRVNTPAWGHDLGFEDWYGPVQK; this is encoded by the exons ATGGCACCAACGACTCACTTCAAACTCAACACCGGCGCCTCCATTCCCGCCGTCGGACTTG GAACatggcaagccaagcccgGTGAGGTTGGCAAGGCCGTCGAGCACGCCCTCAAGTCTGGATACAGACATATTGACTGTGCGCTCATTTACCGCAATG AAAGCGAAGTAGGAGAGGCCATTAAGAAATCTGGCATTCCGCGCGAGGAAatcttcatcaccagcaaagT ATGGAACACGCATCAGCCGGATGTCGCTGCGGGCCTGGCCCAAACCTTGAAAGACCTCCAGACCAGCTATCTTGACTTGTACCTGATACACTGGCCAGT ACGCCTGGTCCCCAACGAAACGTCAGACCTTCTTCCCGTGAACCCAGACGGCACCCGTTCTGTTGACAGCTCTTGGAACCAGCAGGATACCTGGCGACAAATGGAAGAGGTGTACCGCTCTGGAAAAGTCAAGGCCATTGGAGTGTCAAACTGGAGCGTGCCGTACTTGGAacacttgaagaagacgTGGACGGTCACACCGGCTGTAAACCAG GTCGAATTACACCCATATAACCCACAGCACAAACTCAAGGCGTGGTGCGACAGCCACGGCATTCTTCTCGAGGCATACTGCCCTCTCGGCTCGACAG GCGCACCGCTtcttgaagacgaagaaatTGCTGGCATTGCGAAGAAGAACGGCATTTCGCCGGCTACGGTGCTCATCTCCTACCAAGTTAACAGAGGTTGTATTGTGCTGCCCAAGTCTGTCACTGCGAGCCGCATCGAGCAGAATCTCAAGGTTGTTGAGTTGCCCAAGGAGGATATGGATGCTTTGAATGCGATGGCTGCGGGGGGGAAGCAGAAGAGGGTTAATACGCCTGCTTGGGGTCATGATTTG GGATTTGAGGACTGGTATGGACCGGTGCAGAAGTAG
- a CDS encoding phosphorylase superfamily domain-containing protein, which translates to MPGAGNLNSANTAATLRLGFVGIRLALVVGVCAGAPYTPEKNPKEVILGDVIISTGVVQTDFGREYSDQIIIKDTLEDNLERLNVETRSFLQKLSGIRPGILTSCGYSSKKGTKPMATLAQNRTLYTNQSTGINIMRPSNLMSA; encoded by the coding sequence ATGCCCGGCGCGGGTAACCTGAATTCGGCTAATACCGCCGCTACTCTACGATTAGGCTTTGTTGGAATTAGGCTTGCTCTCGTCGTGGGTGTTTGTGCGGGTGCTCCGTATACACCGGAAAAGAATCCAAAGGAAGTTATACTTGGAGATGTCATAATCAGTACCGGTGTTGTACAGACCGACTTTGGTCGAGAATATTCTGACCAAATTATTATCAAGGACACTCTTGAAGACAACCTGGAACGACTCAATGTGGAGACACGTTCTTTTCTTCAGAAGCTTTCTGGCATACGGCCCGGAATTCTTACCTCTTGCGGCTACTCGAGCAAGAAGGGTACGAAGCCTATGGCTACCCTGGCGCAAAACAGGACACTTTATACAAATCAGAGTACCGGCATAAACATCATGCGCCCATCCAATCTGATGTCTGCTTGA
- a CDS encoding zinc carboxypeptidase (similar to Beauveria bassiana ARSEF 2860 XP_008593970.1): MKPQSTLLLVSFGLVANGCLLPGEIDRQINHQNPRTAKPATGKRQLDFQDFPIGKGDRFNGGQYAPLGLGTDNRDLKSILNVGEIESGLKGLAKAYKDVSVFTAPHKTFENRELHGATIGNPRVFIQSGIHARERGGPDNVLYFISDLLAARANGTGISYGKQNYNNKQVEVALSAGIAFLPLVNPDGVAYDQSTDTCWRKNRNTKSASEDDASTIGVDLNRNFAVMWDYKRIFNLGANLNAVASDDPSSQVFHGTAPLSEPETQNVDWLVKQHSQLSWFLDLHSFGADILYAWGDDDTQTTDPRQSFTNKSYDGKRGFLGNDPANSQYKEYIEKADLDAQVALSKRMGSAMNRAGTVRYEPEPSVNLYPTAGDSTDHMLGQYYGHVCDANRIQALTVEFGDSTDSRNCPFYPDNRAYHENLRQVAVGLMELLLTAAGKDGEKKVYKC; this comes from the coding sequence ATGAAGCCGCAAAGCACTCTGCTCCTGGTCTCCTTTGGCCTCGTTGCCAACGGCTGTCTTCTCCCTGGCGAGATCGACAGGCAgatcaaccaccaaaatcCCCGCACGGCGAAGCCCGCTACGGGCAAGCGTCAATTAGACTTCCAGGACTTTCCCATTGGCAAAGGTGACCGGTTCAACGGCGGTCAGTATGCTCCCCTAGGTCTTGGCACGGATAACCGGGACTTAAAGTCGATCCTCAACGTCGGCGAGATCGAGTCCGGCCTCAAGGGTCTTGCAAAAGCCTATAAAGACGTCAGCGTCTTTACCGCTCCTCACAAGACGTTTGAAAACCGGGAGCTGCACGGCGCCACCATTGGAAATCCCCGAGTCTTTATCCAGAGCGGTATCCATGCTCGTGAGCGCGGCGGACCAGACAATGTCCTCTACTTCATTTCTGATCTGCTGGCAGCGCGGGCCAACGGCACCGGCATCTCGTACGGCAAGCAGAACTACAACAACAAGCAGGTCGAGGTGGCGCTCTCTGCGGGCATCGCCTTCTTGCCTCTGGTCAACCCGGACGGGGTTGCCTACGACCAGTCGACCGACACGTGCTGGCGCAAGAATCGCAACACCAAGAGCGCCAGCGAGGATGATGCTTCGACTATTGGTGTTGACCTCAACCGCAACTTTGCTGTTATGTGGGACTATAAGCGTATCTTCAACCTTGGTGCCAACCTAAATGCCGTCGCGTCGGATGACCCAAGCAGCCAGGTGTTCCACGGCACGGCTCCCCTATCCGAGCCGGAGACGCAGAATGTCGACTGGCTGGTCAAGCAGCACAGTCAGCTCTCATGGTTCCTCGACCTGCACTCCTTCGGCGCCGACATTCTCTACGCCTGGGGCGATGACGACACCCAGACCACAGATCCCAGGCAGAGTTTCACCAACAAATCCTATGACGGCAAGCGTGGCTTCCTCGGCAACGACCCTGCTAACAGCCAGTACAAGGAGTACATCGAGAAGGCGGACCTCGATGCTCAGGTGGCCTTGTCGAAGCGCATGGGTTCCGCCATGAACCGTGCCGGGACAGTCCGCTACGAGCCCGAACCGAGCGTGAATCTATATCCGACGGCGGGCGACAGCACCGACCACATGCTAGGGCAGTACTACGGCCATGTGTGCGACGCGAATCGCATCCAGGCCCTGAcggttgagtttggcgacTCGACGGATAGCCGAAATTGTCCATTCTATCCGGATAATCGTGCATATCACGAGAATCTAAGGCAGGTGGCTGTCGGgttgatggagttgttgCTGACGGCGGCAGGAAAGGATGGTGAGAAGAAAGTGTATAAATGCTGA
- a CDS encoding metalloprotease 1 (similar to Magnaporthe oryzae 70-15 XP_003714993.1) gives MTLLFLASSGHRGNHIIKLILGRPILVDNKPFSPPSMQGSDGNNILNTNQSVEDVDCQNYKCASVCCSNVDEFILTSNLVSLASLNRKIFQTIYTSNMMIYTALVLAGLAATAMGATLGDRPMPFGCGTGRPSQEFVDASKEMQTSEAGLTFRGEVARAEIIVDTYVHVVAKDETENGGYLSAETIEKQIKVLNDNYAPSGISFVHKNSSWTIDTNWTYDGDETAMKESLRQGTYKDLNLYFLNKLSGPPGVLGYCHFPTDAAPGSEDFIIDGCSLHVGTVPGGSIPEFNLGKTATHEVGHWFGLLHTFDGRDCAGPGDYVDDTPAQNSPTSGCPVGRDSCPNQPGLDPIHNYMDYSSDACYEEFTAGQTNRMKSSWTKYRANN, from the exons ATGACACTCTTGTTTTTGGCAAGCTCCGGGCACCGAGGCAACCATATCATAAAACTGATACTGGGCCGTCCCATCTTGGTTGATAACAAGCCGTTTTCACCACCTTCCATGCAAGGATCTGACGGCAACAACATCCTAAATA CAAACCAATctgttgaggatgttgatTGTCAAAACTATAAATGTGCGTCGGTGTGCTGCTCGAATGTCGATGAGTTCATCCTCACAAGCAATCTTGTCTCTTTAGCATCTCTCAATCGCAAGATATTCCAGACGATCTACACTTCTAACATGATGATATATACTGCTCTTGTCCTTGCCGGCCTGGCGGCTACCGCTATGGGCGCCACACTTGGTGACCGCCCCATGCCCTTTGGATGCGGTACCGGTCGACCCAGCCAAGAATTTGTCGATGCTTCGAAGGAAATGCAAACTTCGGAGGCTGGTCTTACTTTCCGAGGAGAGGTTGCACGTGCTGAGATCATTGTCGATACGTATGTCCATGTGGTTGCTAAGGACGAAACGGAGAACGGTGGTTATCTCTCT GCCGAGACCATTGAGAAGCAGATAAAGGTCTTGAATGATAACTATGCCCCTAGTGGCATCTCTTTTGTTCACAAGAACAGCTCCTGGACCATCGACACAAATTGGACCTACGACGGTGACGAGACTGCCATGAAAGAGAGCTTGCGCCAGGGCACTTACAAGGACCTAAACCTATACTTTCTTAATAAGCTCAGTGGTCCTCCAGGCGTTCTAGGCTACTGCCACTTCCCAACTGACGCTGCACCTGGCAGCGAAGACTTCATTATTGATGGGTGCTCTCTACACGTGGGCACCGTTCCTGGGGGATCTATCCCCGAATTTAACTTGGGCAAAACTGCCACTCACGAAGTTGGCCATTGGTTTGGTCTACTGCACACCTTTGATGGACGTGACTGCGCGGGGCCTGGCGACTACGTTGATGACACTCCTGCGCAGAACTCACCGACCAGTGGATGCCCCGTTGGCCGCGACTCTTGCCCTAACCAGCCAGGTCTAGACCCTATTCACAACTATATGGACTACAGCAGCGA TGCGTGCTACGAGGAATTCACAGCCGGTCAAACCAACCGCATGAAGAGCTCCTGGACGAAGTACCGTGCCAACAACTAA
- a CDS encoding ankyrin repeats (3 copies) domain-containing protein, with protein MSALGLRHNDFAIKSGNYLDVLSQAAWEGDEAAVQALLDNGAKIESKDEKQGRTPLSFAALGGHEKVVRLLLDKGAKIESADNNSQTPLSWAAWGGDEAVVQLLLNNGAKMESKDKKQGRTPLSFAAFGGREKVVKLLLNKGAEIESKDNDGRTPLWWANWGGHIAVARLLARHAPSASASASASASASAMNTIWKQIPSRLRAGRDDAPAMLALSAPHRRHDFHFARDSSDDSRLTTVSLCKTCRSANLSVFDFTAVDANSTKQSISGTSVIKSARLAEMKDAKNCSLCQLIVYALEDTRSEWSAPDGRETNDSSLQVQVRLVPYPWFVSRPFHLLDIRTTQPFSSSSFGLQLFPSTVQGDSVGRVLDPQISMSLVKAWIAKCVQQHGQDCCQSKTLRFKEIEPMMLVVDVEKERVTAITTDDEYLALSYVWGKAKSLSLRKANFKELQRPGGLTKSFPNLSRTIQDAITFTKQLGHRYIWIDSLCILQDDDEFKSKIIHKMDLVYGNAFMTLIAASGSDSNSGLPGIGKTPRTSEQRFAHVSQDLRLIYAPTHINLVKEMWARRAWTYQEYFFSKRRLIFHHGQVIFHCRKQTWREDLAFEDLKSSPQQYALYPRPGPFSTAWEPVRGQVGHPENVYWEAARAYSRRALTWESDALNAFSGIIDHFQSEETLDTEFGLLTAFFASNLFWQSELFMVRREGFPSWSWLGWSNGSLAIQKDLCDYQTQCLSQWVTYWKLQRSGTEVRLFRVSPALQSDASTLNPEQETKTAVTLLATLAELWKNPEKGTKSSDVFHNRHEVADILYRLAALAKPKPNVQQLTYHQNPGVEAQGIHFRALTAEVWVSACAPNGEVPEWYVGMPGTDIVLRPCLYLYSCREPKLEPLGLAYLQDATRFHSVSLKTSQYAPGKVQTGMNPGSRKLLLYTAEPGTVFPEMVYGTHGAESSNIPRTRRVNIQPSESEIEAMSFTNVRPDETIFNLPGDAEEREGILHARRILKAKIAIISGPVKGEQRSLYGVPFGYWWASDRGFFRAMLLLDTTTITNSQSNVVACSQRLGVCDLELSAITRLGATKFEEIFLV; from the exons ATGTCCGCCCTGGGCCTACGCCACAACGACTTTGCGATAAAGTCCGGGAATTATCTTGATGTGCTGTCACAGGCCGCCTGGGAAGGTGATGAAGCTGCCGTGCAGGCGCTACTCGATAATGGAGCCAAGATCGAGTCCAAGGATGAGAAGCAGGGCCGTACACCATTATCATTCGCTGCATTGGGAGGCCACGAGAAAGTTGTGCGACTGCTTCTCGACAAGGGCGCCAAAATTGAGTCGGCGGACAATAATAGCCAGACACCGCTATCATGGGCCGCCTGGGGAGGGGACGAAGCCGTCGTGCAGCTACTGCTTAATAATGGCGCCAAGATGGAGTCCAAGGATAAGAAGCAAGGCCGAACGCCATTATCGTTCGCTGCTTTTGGAGGCCGTGAAAAAGttgtgaagttgctgctCAATAAAGGCGCTGAGATTGAGTCAAAGGACAACGATGGCCGGACGCCGCTTTGGTGGGCTAACTGGGGAGGTCACATCGCCGTTGCGCGACTGCTTGCCAGGCATGCCccttcagcttctgcttctgcttctgcttctgcttctgcttctgccaTGAATACGATATGGAAGCAGATTCCTTCGCGGTTGCGTGCTGGGAGAGATGATGCCCCAGCAATGTTGGCCCTTTCCGCACCACACAGGAGGCATGATTTCCACTTTGCACGCGATAGTTCCGATGACAGTCGTCTCACCACGGTCAGTCTATGCAAAACCTGTAGATCGGCGAACCTCTCCGTCTTCGACTTCACCGCCGTCGACGCAAACTCCACCAAACAAAGCATCAGTGGGACTAGTGTTATCAAAAGTGCACGTCTAGCTGAGATGAAGGATGCGAAAAACTGCTCCCTATGTCAACTTATTGTGTATGCTCTTGAAGACACGCGCTCCGAATGGAGTGCGCCCGATGGAAGAGAGACGAACGATTCTTCTCTACAAGTGCAAGTTCGACTTGTCCCATATCCGTGGTTTGTTAGCAGGCCTTTCCACCTCTTAGATATTCGGACCACGCAGCCCTTTTCTTCGTCAAGTTTCGGACTGCAACTTTTTCCTAGCACAGTCCAGGGTGATTCCGTCGGGCGAGTTCTTGACCCTCAAATATCTATGTCCCTTGTCAAGGCCTGGATAGCAAAATGCGTACAGCAACATGGACAAGACTGTTGTCAGTCAAAGACACTCCGATTTAAAGAAATCGAACCGATGATGctggttgttgatgttgagaaggaaCGTGTTACTGCCATAACAACAGACGATGAATACCTGGCCTTGAGCTATGTGTGGGGGAAAGCAAAGTCGTTATCCTTACGGAAGGCGAATTTCAAGGAACTTCAACGGCCTGGAGGACTGACCAAGAGTTTTCCAAACCTCTCCCGGACCATTCAGGACGCCATCACTTTTACGAAGCAACTTGGCCACAGATATATTTGGATCGACTCTCTCTGTATCTTgcaagacgatgatgaatTCAAGTCCAAAATCATCCACAAGATGGATTTGGTATATGGGAATGCATTCATGACTCTTATTGCTGCGTCAGGGTCCGACTCTAACAGTGGGCTCCCTGGAATTGGTAAAACCCCCAGGACGTCTGAACAACGGTTTGCCCATGTAAGCCAGGACTTGAGACTTATATATGCTCCCACACATATCAACCTTGTAAAAGAGATGTGGGCGAGGAGAGCTTGGAC CTATCAAGAATATTTCTTCTCTAAACGCAGATTAATCTTCCATCACGGTCAGGTTATTTTTCACTGCCGAAAGCAAACATGGAGAGAAGATTTGGCTTTTGAAGATTTGAAAAGTTCGCCTCAGCAGTATGCCTTGTATCCCAGACCTGGCCCCTTCTCAACCGCGTGGGAACCGGTGAGGGGACAGGTTGGCCACCCTGAAAATGTCTATTGGGAAGCCGCGCGTGCGTATTCTCGACGAGCCTTAACTTGGGAAAGTGATGCCTTGAACGCCTTTTCCGGCATCATAGATCATTTCCAATCCGAAGAGACACTGGACACAGAATTTGGCTTGCTGACTGCGTTTTTTGCATCAAACTTGTTCTGGCAGTCAGAATTATTCATGGTTCGCCGGGAGGGATTTCcaagttggtcttggctgggtTGGTCAAATGGAAGTCTTGCAATCCAGAAAGATTTATGTGACTACCAAACCCAATGTCTATCCCAGTGGGTGACGTATTGGAAGCTTCAAAGAAGCGGTACGGAGGTCAGGTTATTCAGAGTCTCGCCTGCCTTGCAGAGCGACGCAAGCACACTAAACCCCGAACAAGAGACCAAAACTGCAGTCACGTTACTTGCAACATTGGCTGAGCTATGGAAAAATCCAGAGAAGGGAACCAAAAGCTCTGATGTCTTCCACAATAGACACGAGGTCGCAGACATCCTATATCGCCTAGCCGCACTAGCAAAGCCCAAACCCAACGTACAGCAGCTTACCTATCATCAAAATCCAGGTGTAGAGGCGCAGGGAATTCATTTTCGGGCACTTACCGCCGAGGTATGGGTATCTGCTTGTGCACCAAATGGAGAGGTACCCGAATGGTATGTTGGAATGCCAGGCACCGACATCGTTCTTCGACCTTGTTTATACCTCTATTCGTGCAGGGAACCTAAACTTGAGCCACTTGGTCTTGCTTACTTGCAAGATGCAACCCGATTCCATTCTGTCTCACTCAAGACTTCGCAATATGCTCCAGGCAAGGTGCAGACAGGCATGAATCCAGGAAGCAGGAAACTATTACTCTATACCGCAGAACCTGGTACCGTATTTCCCGAGATGGTTTATGGCACTCATGGGGCAGAAAGCAGCAATATTCCCCGAACAAGGCGCGTTAATATCCAACCCTCAGAGAGCGAGATAGAAGCAATGAGTTTCACGAATGTAAGACCAGATGAAACCATTTTCAACCTTCCAGGCGATGCGGAGGAACGAGAGGGCATCCTACACGCGCGAAGAATCTTGAAGGCGAAGATCGCCATAATCTCAGGCCCCGTAAAGGGGGAGCAGCGGAGTCTTTATGGCGTACCGTTTGGTTATTGGTGGGCAAGCGACAGAGGGTTCTTCAGGGCCATGCTACTGCTGGATACAACAACAATTACGAATTCGCAAAGCAACGTTGTTGCCTGCAGCCAAAGGCTTGGAGTGTGTGATCTGGAATTGAGTGCAATCACAAGGCTTGGGGCTACGAAATTTGAGGAGATATTTCTCGTTTAG